The following DNA comes from Rosa rugosa chromosome 5, drRosRugo1.1, whole genome shotgun sequence.
GATAGTATCCGATCTATTCATGTTTCATTTTCATGTGAATCCGGTTTGATATTTGTATACTTGTGCATTATGTGATAGGTTCAAGATGCAACCAGTGGCCATGAAGTTAGAAGGGAGTCCATAGGAGAAGGAGTTCATCCACATTCAACTAGTAATCAAGAAATTGAGCATGCTCCAGTACTCACCAAGCCCCTCTAGTTAATGATAACTAGTATTGTGGTCAAGGATGCTTTTGAACAATATTAAGTTTGGCAATGTTTCCTTTCAGTTATCTAGTATGGTAGGACCTTATAATTATGAAATGTGGTTGGTTTGGTTTGTACTTGGTAATGAAGTATAACTTGGCACTTATCTTTTGATTATATAATTTCAGTTGTGAGATACTATAATTGAAATGATTGTTTTGGTGCTTTATATTGTTTTACTATATCTTTTGATTAGGTGTGTAAAACAGCAGAAAACATTTTGGTTTGAAAAAAATTGGGTGGCCAATTAGTTGCGACGGTCATTAGCTGTCGCTAAAGCTTCATATGAAAAATACTTGAGGTGACGACGGCAATGACGCCGTCGCAATTATGGAGGGAAAATCAATTTCCAGCCTATTTCTAATAAAATTTGGAGGGAaaatttctggaaaaaaaaaaaatatttgaaaaaatAGTTTGTTGCAAGCAACAGCATCTGCCGTAGCAAATAGGTTACTTGCGACGGCGTTTTTAGTCGCTACATGCCGTCGCCTAATAAGCGACCAATGGATTGCTACGCTCGTTGCCGTAGCTAAATCTTgttgcgacggcattttgccGTAGCCACGACCagtggcgacgccaccaacaaCAACGGTGTATttgccgtcgcctagccgtcgccattggtgttttgcgacggcaatcAGACTTTCCGCGACGGCACAAAGCCGTGGCaaaatgaattcttttttgtagtgtcgGGTCTGTCTTCCTCCTCGTCAAGGGCTTTGTTTCATCTCATGGATGAAATGGAGTCCGACCCGGATCGGGGATTGGATAATGGTGGTGAGTTTGGAGGTGGGTTTTCGTTAAAGGCTCTTAATTTGATGAAATTTGATGGAAATGGAGGGTGGAATGGTTGGATTGGCGGCGGGACGACGAGGGAGGCTCAGGTGAGttggcgagagagagagagagagagaggggagagcaGAGCTCTCGTTCTGAGCCGagagaaaagcaaaaaaaataacaaaaagagagagagaagaaaaaaaaaaaaaaaaaaggaagtgggGGGTAAAATGGttattttggatcaaattgtgtgaaatttgaatgtttagggagttatctgttaaaattaaaatgttagGGACTAAACTGTAGACGCACCTAAAGTACATGGTGTGAATAGTAATTTCCCCATTTTATTTATAAAGAACTTTTTTTGTCACGCAACAAGTACATCGATCATTGTAATAATTGATTACGTGATGGATGAACAAGTCAATTCATTGTATACAACGGTTGTAAGTGTATGGCATGGAGAGATGGTAGGGGAAATTTCAGGTTACACAAATATGTAGATCAATAGTTATATTATTTTGGAATGAGAAAACAATTAAATTAAGGTACTTACAACTTTTTCTTatcaaatcaaactcaaacTTTTACGAATAGTTTGTTTAACAAAATGCTTTACAACTTGATGAGTACGTCTATATTTCAAAGTGAGatacaaaataagaaaaagttcTTTAAGAGCAACAAAGAACAAGTTACTTTCAAATTGGAAATTTGAAATGTATCTTTCCATCAATATACCAGCCTAAACAAACTTTAGATACTCCTAGGACATGAACGAAGAAGGTAGGCAAGGGTAATCAGAACGAATGGGTGTAAATTCTATTCGCTAATGGGGactttagctaaaatagaaaagaaaagcttGAAACCAAACTTAAGTGGTCCATATATATGTATGATGATGGTTACAACACGGAAATGCTATCGCAATTCACTATAAGCAGGCATAGTTGCATCAATCTAATTATTCATTCAAGTGCGTCTCGGCATATCAAACCAAAATTGCacattacccaaaaaaaaaacactattaAAGGTACCACCGTACCAGAATATAGCAATATTTCTTCCATTTTGAAACTATATAAATCTTTGCAAGATTTAAAAagaattattaataaaattttgaATATAGGCGAGGAGTTAGTCCTTATTTcgctttcaaaaaaaaaattacaaattgTATTGAACATATAACAAATGCATTGAGTCAAAAATGGTGATCTTCTTGAAACCTAGCTAGTAAAAACAAGATAAGTATAGACAATCTGTCTTCATATATATGAAAGCTAGCTAGCTGCTATTTCCATAAATCCTTTAGGCATTTTCATCTACTAATATTTGCATTATTTTTTGTGAGATCCATACAGCAAGGCTTAATCGAGATCATACAGTTTAGCTGATTAGCCTAATCATAATTAATTGAATTCTCCTCTAGTTAGTACGTTTTTTGATCAAGAAAGAACTTTATTAATATAAATTGCTTACAACGAGTTAAAGATCAATCATCCGTACAAGCATACCAACATGGTTGCAAACACACGAGATCGACCCCACTAGACTCCACACTGGAAATCTAGTTAGTACTTAGAGATGCATGATTTCCCACAAATTCACAcacatttttcaaatttttccgGACTCTAAAACTTGTAACCTTTCACAACATCAATGAATGGttctcttattattatttttttataacgAAAATagactttcattgataatataagGTCGATACAACCATCGGTGTTAAGGTGTTCTCATTAAAAACTCTGCTTGATTGGAGCATGCAAAATAGAACACCACCCCCCTAGCATCAATTAATTCATACTATTagctaatttaaaaaaaaaatcaattttttcAGAGTCCACGAAATCAATCCCAGTACGTACATAAGCCATATTATAgagcaaacaaaaataaaaagaaattaaaaagggtcAGTGTCATTTTAGCTGACccatttgattgattttgaatCAATATGTTGAAAACATGAAGTCGATCGAGCAGGTAGGtaactaataaaaaaaaattacattaataATCTGAAAACACGAAATCAAAGCCTTAAAGACAAATCAAGGTGGCCAATCTCCTCCTCAACATTTTCTGCAGGCCTATATCCACAGTTCATGATATGAGCTCCAAACCTACCAGCATGTGCTAATCCGGCAAGACGTGGCGGGGAGCTCGATCCTGGCCGTTGGTTCAAGCTGCCACCGTGATGAGGTCCGATGGCGGAGCTTAGCTGGTCCCTGCTTTTCTTGGCTAACGTGCGCTCCAGCTTGTGAGCATTTTGGTGGCCTCCGAGTGCCTGCCAACTGAAGAACTTTCTCTGGCAATAGTTGCAAGAAAATACGCGCCGGGTTATTTGATCCGCTACAGGCGGAACACTGAGAGTTGATGAGGACGATAAGGCAGAGGAAGATGATGATAAATGGTCAAGAACAAGATCCAAGTTCAGCTGATGATGATGGTTGTTGGGTTGGCTTAGATGAAGAGAAGTATTTGGGGTCTGGAAATCCATAGTGAAAGAGAGAGACAGAAAGAAAATAGAGATATATAGCAATGTGTAGTATAGTTTGGGGGAGAGGGTTTGTCTGGGATTATATACGAAGAGGGTCTCAAAGTATGAGCACAGTTGCTGCAACCAGAAATGTCAGTGTCTCTGTGAGTGAgggagagatgaagaaagagaaaaagaatgagAGACAGTTTAGCTGCAAAGATCAGTGGGGAATCGAACGGTTGTCGCCTCCATTAATGGGAACATTACAATCACTTGTCGGTCCATGCAAAGAATTTTATTGGCATTCCTCTATAATTCTATAAATATATAAATCCCATACTCGCAATTATACGGATCGTATTTAATTCATTTCTTCTTGTGATAACCCATGGTTGATTTAGGAATTAGGATTTTCACTTCCTGGGTGAAAGATACAAAGTCTCCTATATTgaaaaattattatatatatatgatacacAATAAGGTggattatgaatttatgatcCCCCAGGAGATGATCACCACGTTActaattttttctaaagttaaaCTTTTAGAGCTAAAATCAATATAACTAATtttcaactcttttttttttttcatttgattgattttgtttGAATAGATATGGCTTATTAAtaacaagaaaatgaaaaaaaaaatcttcaatattattattattattattattattattattattattttgttttgatcCTAATTAAAGCATAAATCTGAAATTTACATCTTCCACCTATAATAGTACTCTTTTGCAAATTGGTGTAGATTTCATCATACACCGGTTCATGATATATTTGGCATTGTCAAATTAGTAGAAAAGTATAtctaacaataaaaaaaatatagtgTATATCATGTACTGTGTTAAAATTTAAAGGTCTTATCGACATATTATAGCCGATTACGGATGTGAATCACCTTTATTATCTTCGTGTAGTCTTTTATTAATGAGGTTCATAATTAATCTATACATCTAATCATGGGTCCAATCGCActtgatcatttcttatcttCAACTTCTAGAGATCAGGTCGTATATCTTGTCAAAATTCTATAAATGGTAATAAGTGGCAAGTGAGATTAACCATCTTAGCTAGACTAAACAGGAACATGATAATACATCAGTATCATTTTGCCAGGGATACATTGAATCACGTAAGTACCGTCTTAATCTCAGCTGGAATCTCATTACAGTGAACTATTTATCTTAACACAAAGACATGTACTTAATTGAATGAACCACTCCGCGTACTTTCATGGCTCTTTCCTGCAAACTTTCAATGTTCAAAGTTCAATTACTTTTCAAAAAAATGTGGTCAATTGCATGCACCTCCCGCAAATAATAATTACAAAATTAGAAACtcgaaagaagagaaaaaaaaaattgacatgcGTGTCTTAATCTCCTTCATAGCTCAGGTAGCTCAGGCAAAACCAatgctcaggagaggatcctctcccttaTGTAATATCTGTACGAATAGTTTCTATGTATTGATTGATATAGTGTTAGTATATTTACGAATATGTCATTGCCGATTGTTAAGTacattttatttataaatatatataaacacaatcAACACAAAAATTCATAAACCGTCGAATAATTCAAAGGTATGAAGTTGTTATTACCTTATAGTCTTAGTTACTCACTTACTTGGGACAACGCCATATAAAATTCTGAGCTCTGTGAGCCGAGCACATGGCTGCAGTCCTTCAAAGGATATAATACTGGAGCCCTGGAGGATAGGAGACTATGTGCACCCCCAATTGATAGTAAAGTAATTCATAAATCAAGGTAGACGTAATCTACATAATTAAATATAATTAAGAAGTAAATGTATTTGATACTGTGGAACCATGATTGGGGGATCATAATCTTGCAGGTCGGCAATGATTGCGGTGGAGTTTGTCTTTGAATCATAGACACAACAGAAACTGAGAAACTACGTCGTCTTTATCTCTGTGTCTTCTACTAACCGATCCAAGAGCCGTAAGATTCCAATGAAGAAACATTAATTCCTTCTAAACTTAAACTATATAATCAGTTCTGGTCTTACCTGCAGGCTTAGCTAATCAGTCAAAGAGAGAGATGTTGTTCTCTGTACTTTAACAATACCAGTGTCTTAACTAATCATCCTTTAACAATACCAAAGTGTCTTATCTAATCATCAACTTAAAGCAgtacaaaagaaaaggaagtaAATTTGTATCTATATACCTACGTACATACCCGTCTAACaatttgtaattttgtattTATTAAGAAGTAAAAAACAAATGCTTTTTCCATCCCTTCAATTTTATGGCTCAATTAGGGTACCAGCCGTTATTTGTGTTATTATCATTGATCTTGTAATAACTCACTTACTATTGATAGAGGATTCAAGATAAATTATATTatcgaaaagaaaaagaataaataattaGGTGTTTGTAGAACCAAAAGAGAGAGTGACATACATTTCACACTAAAATTTTATTAGAAAGATAAATATGCTTACCGCCACTAAAGCTACGTACTCTAAAGCACTTTAGAATCATtaagaattgagagagagagagagagagagagagatcacaTGGGAGGATGCATGTTAATCTGCGACAAGAGTTGTTGAGATGAAGAGTCTCCAATTCTGCGTTTGGATACGGCACATCCTATGAAGGAACTGAACTGAGAATGGTAGTGGACATGTCTATGTTCTGTCGGCTCCACATGGATAATGACTATCACTGTGCTTTGCTCATCAGCTTCGTTACGTACATGCATCCTTCATTTCATTCTGTTCTTGTGGAAATGGATTTCGATCATCAGCTTTAGCCTTGTGTACGTTCATAATATAAATATGTATGGTTGAAATCAAACTCAGAAGATCTTAAAGGATAGGATACCTCGATCATTAGCTTTATGTGTTCGATCGGTTTCATGCATTCTCCATTTTAGTGGTGTTTGCCTGTTTGGCTCACAATACCATGATCAGTACTGTTGAAAGTAGCATCCTGCTTCAACCCATTTTCTGTGTACACTTTCCATTTCCGTTCAGGTTTTTGGCAATTCATTGATAAAGTTGACTATATCTTGGTTTGAACTAAATCGTTTAAGGGCATAATAGGTATTATATAGGTATTAGTTTTTTCAGAATATATAGTATCATTCAGTAAAATTATAGCCCTTTTCAACGCGTTCGATCTGTGCTTTCTCTCcctttcctcttctctcttcaccCTACTCCTTCAATTTCTCTGGTTATCATAAATAAGTTGCAAATTTAATGTAGGATCGATCCCAACTTCAATCCACTTTCTCATGGTTCGATCTCTCACTTTCTGCATTTATATCTGATTACTTGGATGTAGCATTTGTTATGTCTCTAACAATGTTCTTACATTTATATCTCCTCACGTCAACCAATTAGAACATTGCTAAGATGAGATCTCAttgcaaaagaaagaaatatattaCAAAATAGAAATACCAACTCATTTAAGAAGGGAAAATCTCACATCTGagaagtgaaaaagaaaaatatatattatataaatagGTAATGTTGGTCAGATTTGTCTTGTTTTTTGTATAGATGATATCGCAGTGGAGCATTTATCACAACAACATCATCTCATAAGGTCTATTAACTTGTACACGTATTGCTAAAGTTATCCACTTGTTATTAATTTGTCTACCTTATCTTGTTGGTGTATATGAGAACTTATTGCGTGCGGTATCAGATATTATGGGATGTATGTCCCATAAAAGAGAAAAGTTCACATTAataaacaataacaaaaaataaaaataaaataaagcggGTAGTTTATTAAGTAATATTACTgtaagtggcctagtggttcttgcctagttgggtgtgctccccaatcTAGGTTCGAATCCCTAAGCTGTTAAAGTGgctaggcactgtgctgcaatgcacagttggagcatttcacatgcgccgaaggggtttatcttgggcctaggcagcctttgggttcccattgacaaagtcaaaaaaaaaaaactcttttgaATAAAACTCATACTTTAAGACTAAGGTAATTAAGTTGAGTGACAATATTGATATCATGCCTATTAGTAGCGAGCCACGAAGGTTATACTTGTCCAATGTTGAACACAAACTAAAACCGTCTATAACAAATACAAGACTAATTGCAAACAAGAAAGTTACAGATATTAAACTGGTGAAAGTAAAAGTGAACAATGTCAcaagaaaattattttttatttttttgaaaggagttTGGAACCCTGCCTAGATGGGAGATTGGGAAGCTCATTCCAACGTccagttttatttattttattaatagtaaaattttgcatcggggggaCATATCACCTATACCCCGAGCTATAGATAAACAATAACTATAATCCTCGTGGAGAACATCCTTTATAATAGCAGGTTTCTcccctaaccaaacatcatcaatggAATAACTACTAGCAAGGCGTGCAAGCCTATTTGCaacactatttgcttcacggtaaattTGTCGGATTCGAACTGATTGGAAAGCATTAAGataatctttacaatcatccaaacTACTTTGTCAAGTATACAAATTCGACTACACTTGCAACCAAATTCCCTTCATTACAAATGCGAGAAGATTGAAATTGCATATCCAACTCAATCTAAGCTGCAAAATTACAAGATGTGGATAATGAGAACACATTCAAGGGAAGAAACCTACCCCAACCAGAAAAAATTGTCTTCAACAAAGGATTGAAATATCTATCTATATGCCCGAGAcatcccataatatatatatccttTTTTTTAAGATGCGCTAATACATCTTACTAGGGGAACTTTCATTATCCTCGAAATATCTCAGACATTGTCAAATATCTCTGATATTTATCGAAATTATCTGTATAGTTTGATGCATTTTGATAAATATCTAACTTTTATAAACAGAATTATAGAAACATCATAATTCATTGACTTTTTTTATTTGACTTCTTCGAAACAATCAATCCCATATGGTTGTCTTGTCTAGGTTGTGACCTAAATTAGATCGTGTTCTAGTCGAACATAAGATTGTTAAGTCGTCGAAGGAGCCTCTATATTCTAGTTCTGCCTCAAATCATTTCTTTTGgccttacctttttttttttttttgcgagcACTTTTATGTTTTAatatttcatatatatttttttggatcaaattaTCTTTCTGATCACAAAAAACTACTTGTTCGTGGGTCGAACTCAAGATATCTCACTTACAAGAAGAGACTAATGTCATTAGACCAAATTGGTACTGGCGATCAAATACACTTATGTACTAatgcattttaaaaaaaaaaacttttgtaCTTCGTACTGTTTAAATTCTCCATACTTTTAAACCCTAAAGTATTATACACGATCTTTTATGTTTCTTATTGTAATTTTTTATTGAACAAAATTGAATATGAACTAATATATTAgaatttgaaaattaattaattgctaaacaaaaataatttgCCGAAGTTTTCAACAAAATAGTACATAAAATTGTACGAATACATATATGTATTTTTTGGGTTATACATGTCTCATGTTTTACTAACAGATGCTTGTAGATCT
Coding sequences within:
- the LOC133713144 gene encoding zinc finger protein 2 — translated: MDFQTPNTSLHLSQPNNHHHQLNLDLVLDHLSSSSSALSSSSTLSVPPVADQITRRVFSCNYCQRKFFSWQALGGHQNAHKLERTLAKKSRDQLSSAIGPHHGGSLNQRPGSSSPPRLAGLAHAGRFGAHIMNCGYRPAENVEEEIGHLDLSLRL